One part of the Lentisphaerota bacterium genome encodes these proteins:
- a CDS encoding beta-glucuronidase, whose product MPQKKHAIPRPEYPRPQFERADWMNLNGSWSYCFDFGQSGMDRRLFESKGFDGRIVVPFCPESALSGVGHTDFIPAMWYHRTCSIPKAWSGRNVLIHFGGVDYECELFVDGASAGMHFGGTVSFSFDISRYVTAGGTHDIVLRVADHLRTGKQPSGKQSPVYRSAGCHYTRTTGIWQTVWLEPVAPQGLKHARIVPDLDGGRFVITPHFRSMERGLTFNATLAAAGRTVARAGGPAAHGAPVILSVKNPRAWSPDDPFLYDLVLDVVDAAGRVVDTVRSYAGMRKVHIEGNQVFLNNQPLYQRLVLDQGYYPDGIWTAPSDAALKRDITLSLKAGFNGARLHQKVFEERFHYWADRLGYLTWGESSSWGNDPNDLASARLFLSEWAEIIVRDRNHPSIIAWTPLNETCVFTNPNQHRRFHRDLYGICKDLDPTRPVNDASGYIHAVTDLWTVHNYEQDPDKLLAMLTPDPVTGVWRNHPDKEAPYEGQPYLVDEFGGIPWIPKSRRAFADNSWGYGDAPQTVEAYYARLQGQVDAILRQRHISGYCYTQLTDVEQEENGIYNYDRSAKFNMRRIAAIFGKNPD is encoded by the coding sequence ATGCCTCAGAAGAAACACGCGATTCCGCGTCCCGAATATCCGCGGCCGCAGTTCGAGCGTGCCGACTGGATGAACCTCAACGGCTCCTGGAGCTATTGTTTTGATTTTGGCCAGTCGGGAATGGATCGACGCTTGTTTGAGAGCAAGGGGTTTGACGGCCGGATTGTCGTGCCGTTTTGTCCGGAGAGCGCGCTATCGGGCGTGGGCCACACGGACTTCATTCCGGCGATGTGGTATCACCGAACATGCTCGATTCCCAAGGCCTGGTCGGGTCGGAATGTCCTGATCCATTTTGGCGGCGTGGACTACGAGTGTGAGCTGTTCGTGGACGGCGCATCGGCGGGGATGCACTTCGGCGGCACCGTCTCGTTCAGTTTCGACATCTCCCGGTATGTCACGGCTGGCGGCACGCACGATATCGTGTTGCGCGTGGCTGATCATCTGCGCACCGGCAAGCAACCTTCGGGCAAGCAGAGTCCGGTTTACAGGTCGGCCGGGTGCCATTACACCCGGACCACGGGCATCTGGCAGACGGTCTGGCTGGAGCCGGTCGCTCCTCAGGGGCTTAAGCACGCGCGGATCGTTCCAGATCTCGACGGCGGCCGGTTTGTCATCACCCCGCATTTTCGCTCGATGGAGCGCGGCCTCACGTTTAACGCCACCCTCGCGGCCGCCGGCCGAACCGTCGCACGGGCCGGGGGGCCTGCCGCTCACGGCGCACCGGTGATCCTCTCGGTCAAGAATCCCAGAGCTTGGTCTCCCGATGACCCGTTCTTGTATGACCTCGTCCTCGACGTGGTCGACGCCGCCGGGCGTGTCGTGGATACGGTCCGCAGCTATGCCGGGATGCGCAAAGTCCACATCGAGGGCAATCAGGTTTTCCTCAACAACCAACCGCTTTATCAGCGTCTGGTGCTGGATCAGGGGTATTATCCGGATGGAATCTGGACCGCGCCCTCGGATGCCGCGCTGAAACGTGACATCACGCTCTCGCTGAAGGCCGGATTCAATGGCGCCCGGCTGCACCAGAAGGTTTTTGAGGAGCGGTTCCATTACTGGGCTGACCGGCTGGGGTATCTCACCTGGGGCGAATCCTCCAGTTGGGGCAACGATCCCAATGACCTTGCCTCGGCGCGTCTGTTTCTGAGCGAATGGGCCGAGATCATCGTCCGCGACCGCAACCATCCCTCGATCATTGCCTGGACGCCGCTCAATGAAACGTGCGTCTTTACGAATCCCAATCAGCATCGCCGGTTCCATCGGGATCTGTATGGCATCTGCAAGGATCTCGATCCCACGCGACCGGTCAACGATGCCAGCGGCTACATTCACGCGGTGACCGATCTCTGGACGGTGCATAACTACGAGCAGGACCCGGACAAACTGCTGGCGATGCTGACGCCCGATCCGGTCACGGGCGTTTGGCGCAATCATCCCGACAAAGAGGCTCCCTACGAGGGGCAACCCTATCTGGTGGACGAATTTGGCGGCATCCCGTGGATTCCGAAAAGTCGGCGCGCCTTTGCCGACAACTCGTGGGGCTATGGGGACGCGCCGCAAACCGTTGAGGCGTACTATGCCCGTCTGCAGGGTCAGGTGGACGCGATTCTCCGCCAGCGCCATATTTCCGGTTATTGCTACACGCAGCTTACGGATGTGGAACAGGAAGAAAACGGCATCTACAACTACGACCGCAGCGCCAAGTTTAACATGCGGCGGATCGCGGCCATTTTTGGAAAGAATCCGGATTGA
- a CDS encoding threonine synthase, protein MMYISTRGGGTPMPFQDTVLTGLARDGGLLLPERIPDVRGLLRGWRLLAFQDLAYEVIRLFADDIPDADLHRIIRASTHAFRHPDVTPVVAVGPIHVLELFHGPTLAFKDVALQFLGNLFEYVLQRSGQELNIVAATSGDTGSAAIHGVKGRERMRIFVMHPRGRVSPAQERQMTTVRDANVLNLAVDGTFDDCQRIVKDLFNDLDWRDAHHLGAVNSINWARVLAQVTYYFYAAFRVMDETGATRVRFGIPTGNFGDIFAGYVATRMGLPVDRLVLATNENDILTRFFTTGVYAAGGVVPTPSPSMDIQVASNFERYLFYRADGDTEQVRRWMTHFQIEGRITVDTVAGAPSVDPLIRAGRGDTAETLETIRRFWKDFGYLLDPHTAVGVHVGLQHLDETAPMICLATAHPAKFGAAIKQATGQDLAHHPILDALAGLPTRVEIVAADTRAVAAVMERKIAQNP, encoded by the coding sequence ATGATGTACATCAGCACGCGCGGCGGGGGCACCCCCATGCCGTTTCAGGATACGGTGCTCACGGGACTGGCCCGAGACGGCGGGCTGTTGCTGCCGGAACGGATCCCGGACGTGCGCGGCCTGCTGCGCGGGTGGCGGCTGCTCGCGTTTCAGGATCTGGCGTACGAGGTGATCCGCTTGTTTGCCGACGACATTCCCGATGCCGACCTGCACCGGATCATCCGAGCGTCCACCCATGCCTTCCGCCATCCCGATGTCACGCCGGTTGTCGCGGTCGGTCCGATTCATGTGCTCGAACTGTTCCATGGCCCAACCTTAGCGTTCAAGGATGTGGCGCTGCAGTTTCTCGGCAACCTGTTCGAATACGTGCTGCAGCGTTCCGGTCAGGAGCTCAACATTGTGGCGGCGACGAGCGGAGACACCGGCAGTGCCGCGATTCACGGAGTCAAAGGACGCGAGCGCATGCGAATCTTCGTCATGCACCCTCGCGGACGGGTCAGCCCGGCACAGGAACGGCAGATGACGACCGTCCGGGATGCCAATGTCCTCAACCTCGCCGTCGATGGCACCTTTGACGACTGCCAGCGGATTGTGAAGGATCTGTTCAACGACCTCGACTGGCGCGACGCGCACCACCTCGGGGCGGTCAATTCGATCAACTGGGCGCGGGTTCTGGCGCAAGTTACCTACTATTTCTATGCGGCGTTCCGGGTGATGGACGAAACCGGCGCGACGCGCGTGCGATTTGGAATACCGACCGGCAACTTCGGCGACATCTTTGCGGGTTACGTGGCCACGCGCATGGGCCTGCCGGTCGACCGCTTGGTGCTGGCGACGAACGAAAACGATATCCTAACCCGATTTTTCACGACCGGCGTGTACGCGGCAGGCGGTGTCGTTCCGACGCCGAGCCCGTCGATGGATATCCAGGTGGCGAGTAACTTCGAGCGCTACCTCTTCTACCGGGCTGACGGCGACACGGAGCAGGTGCGACGCTGGATGACACACTTTCAGATCGAGGGCCGGATCACGGTCGACACCGTCGCAGGTGCCCCGTCCGTCGATCCGCTCATCCGCGCGGGACGGGGCGACACGGCGGAGACGTTGGAGACGATCCGTCGCTTTTGGAAAGACTTTGGTTACCTGCTCGACCCGCACACGGCGGTGGGCGTGCATGTCGGCTTGCAGCATCTGGACGAGACGGCGCCGATGATCTGTCTCGCCACCGCGCATCCCGCGAAGTTTGGCGCGGCGATCAAGCAGGCCACGGGTCAGGATCTCGCGCACCACCCCATACTCGACGCCCTTGCCGGATTGCCGACGCGGGTCGAGATCGTGGCCGCCGACACGCGTGCGGTAGCCGCAGTCATGGAACGCAAGATCGCCCAGAATCCGTGA
- a CDS encoding ABC transporter ATP-binding protein — MRRRHEHRAFPYRPSRDVGDPKGAVRLILRFAYRYVWPHKWPVFLCILLVSLNACSVYLQSYYGRVVVDEILVVGAGQPAAGTAGAALPSASGDRDADMMSAPRQGEDAVASEAARLNAENRPAWAGRRLFGIFVVYLVTILVLNFADRATQRLRSRVGTAITQRLREDIHDKIIGLSTTFHLRSSPGRLMSRILADVGVVEDRLMELVIQSTSQVVMFIVGVAILLVLNPTIAAVVILAMIPYTLIVGRVRVKIRRVNREIRHTNACLWGLVSQKLDAMKAVIAYGRERAEYLNFHRLSACLIRDTLAQQRLGAGMNRTADAISAVTVRGIFLACTVSVVAGEMTLGQMMYIHTASAYLFVPVVTLTQIALHISNLLVVLHRLAQTFETQADVDENPQAVSLQLPLQQGIRFKEVTFAWSNASGPVLDALSLDIPAGRWLCIMGASGSGKTTLLQLLARLFDPQEGSIEVDGVPLDTIRFDSLRRSVAYVPQEAQILSGTIRDNITYGCVGATPSKIMAVARAADCHDFIMALPVKYETIVGEKGISLSGGQRQRISIARALLTDPDVLLLDDCTSALDAETERRLQETLATLMVGKTAVIVSQRVSMAMRCHRVVILDQGRIIENGPPARLLANDGAFASLHRQQMA; from the coding sequence ATGCGCCGCCGCCACGAACACCGCGCGTTTCCCTATCGCCCGTCACGCGACGTTGGCGATCCCAAGGGCGCGGTTCGTCTGATCCTCCGCTTTGCCTACCGCTACGTCTGGCCGCACAAGTGGCCGGTCTTTCTCTGCATCCTCTTGGTCTCGCTCAACGCGTGTTCCGTCTATCTTCAAAGCTATTACGGGCGTGTGGTGGTGGATGAGATCCTCGTGGTCGGCGCCGGCCAGCCTGCCGCAGGCACAGCGGGGGCCGCGCTGCCGTCGGCCTCCGGCGACCGCGATGCGGACATGATGTCCGCACCCAGGCAGGGGGAGGACGCTGTGGCATCAGAAGCGGCACGCCTGAACGCCGAGAACCGCCCTGCGTGGGCCGGCCGGCGTCTGTTCGGCATTTTTGTCGTCTATCTCGTCACGATCCTGGTTCTCAACTTCGCCGACCGCGCCACGCAGAGGCTCCGCAGCCGCGTCGGCACAGCGATCACGCAGCGGTTGCGCGAGGACATTCACGACAAGATCATCGGGCTGTCGACGACCTTCCACCTCAGGTCGTCGCCGGGACGCCTGATGTCGCGCATTCTCGCCGATGTGGGCGTGGTGGAGGATCGCCTCATGGAGCTGGTCATCCAGTCCACGAGCCAGGTGGTGATGTTCATCGTGGGCGTCGCCATTCTGCTGGTGCTGAATCCCACGATTGCCGCCGTCGTGATCCTCGCCATGATCCCGTACACCCTGATCGTCGGTCGGGTGCGGGTTAAGATCCGCCGCGTCAACCGCGAAATCCGCCACACGAATGCCTGCCTGTGGGGGTTGGTCTCTCAGAAGCTCGACGCGATGAAGGCGGTGATCGCTTACGGACGCGAACGCGCCGAGTATCTCAACTTTCACCGCCTGTCGGCATGCCTCATCCGCGACACGCTGGCGCAGCAGCGTCTCGGCGCAGGGATGAACCGGACAGCGGACGCGATCTCGGCGGTGACCGTCCGAGGAATTTTTCTCGCCTGTACGGTCTCCGTGGTTGCCGGCGAAATGACCCTCGGACAGATGATGTACATTCATACGGCGTCCGCCTATCTGTTCGTGCCGGTCGTCACGCTGACGCAGATTGCGCTACATATCTCCAACCTCCTCGTCGTCCTCCACCGCTTGGCCCAGACGTTTGAGACTCAGGCGGATGTGGACGAGAATCCGCAGGCCGTTTCGTTGCAGTTGCCGCTCCAGCAGGGTATCCGCTTCAAGGAGGTGACCTTCGCCTGGTCCAACGCCAGCGGGCCGGTGCTCGATGCGCTCTCGCTCGACATCCCGGCGGGGCGCTGGCTCTGCATCATGGGTGCGAGTGGCAGCGGCAAGACCACCCTGCTTCAGCTTCTCGCCCGCCTCTTCGATCCTCAGGAGGGGTCCATCGAGGTGGATGGCGTGCCGCTCGACACCATCCGCTTCGATTCGCTCCGCCGCAGCGTCGCCTACGTCCCGCAAGAGGCACAGATCTTGAGCGGCACGATCCGTGACAACATCACCTACGGCTGCGTGGGGGCAACGCCGTCCAAAATCATGGCTGTGGCCCGGGCCGCCGACTGCCACGACTTCATCATGGCGTTGCCTGTCAAATACGAGACGATTGTCGGCGAGAAGGGTATCTCGCTCTCTGGAGGCCAGCGTCAGCGCATCTCCATTGCGCGGGCGCTGCTGACCGATCCCGACGTGCTGCTGCTGGACGACTGCACCTCAGCCCTCGATGCCGAGACCGAGCGCCGTCTGCAGGAGACACTCGCCACCCTCATGGTCGGCAAGACCGCTGTCATCGTCTCCCAGCGCGTCTCGATGGCCATGCGCTGCCACCGCGTGGTCATCCTCGACCAGGGCCGCATCATCGAGAACGGTCCCCCGGCGCGCCTCCTCGCTAACGACGGTGCCTTCGCCTCGCTCCACCGACAGCAGATGGCGTGA
- a CDS encoding ABC transporter ATP-binding protein, which yields MIHGARTFALGFNDMAALSHVGLFIRPFRWHLVGLVALTGILSVMAMLPPLLTREVINRVIEGGEHDALPRLGLFLIGTAFASAACAYLQVLGMAYVGQTFVMRIRSAVYAHMLRLGMAFFGKHSTGKLINRLMGDSSALQQILSVATVQIVSDLVCAAFAITATLFINWRLAIPLFALLILFVVNYRSSISRLKRLTRAQRGAEDRVAAGVQNRLAANMTVKTYGSEARENDVFRTQSAFSMELVRESQIASGAFWLNTRLLADIGRIVIYFLGCAMVLGETATYGDVTAFSAYAMQMLWPAVRFSQLAQQLENVRISAERLFEILNEVPQTVEHAGAMDIGIARGRVTFDAVSFSYLRDKPVLQGISFEVRPGDTVALVGVTGCGKTTVLSLLMRLYDADQGAIRLDGVDVRDLSFACLRRQFGIVLQESLLFSVSIADNIRYARPGASRAEIEAAARVAEIHDDIVKLPHGYDAVIGERDVQFSVGQKQRLAIARAVLSNPAILVMDEATSALDSQSERAIQIAMDRFLKNRTAFIVAHRLSTIRNADHIILLHEGRIAEAGTPAALLAIADGRYRRLHDTYAGKGIIEE from the coding sequence ATGATTCACGGTGCACGAACGTTCGCCTTGGGGTTTAATGATATGGCTGCTCTCTCCCATGTCGGCCTATTTATTCGCCCGTTCCGCTGGCATCTGGTTGGCCTGGTGGCGTTGACGGGAATCCTCTCGGTGATGGCCATGCTTCCACCCCTGCTCACGCGCGAGGTGATCAACCGTGTCATTGAGGGCGGGGAGCATGACGCATTGCCGCGCCTGGGCCTCTTCCTCATCGGCACGGCATTCGCCTCGGCCGCCTGCGCCTATTTGCAGGTCCTTGGCATGGCCTATGTGGGCCAGACGTTCGTGATGCGAATCCGTTCCGCAGTTTATGCGCACATGCTCAGGCTGGGCATGGCTTTCTTCGGAAAACACAGCACCGGCAAGCTGATCAACCGCCTGATGGGCGACAGCAGCGCCCTGCAGCAGATTCTCTCCGTGGCCACGGTCCAGATTGTTTCTGATCTCGTGTGCGCGGCGTTCGCGATTACCGCCACGCTTTTCATCAACTGGCGGCTCGCCATCCCGCTTTTCGCACTGCTCATTCTGTTTGTGGTTAATTACCGGTCCTCGATCAGCCGACTGAAGCGGCTGACCCGCGCGCAGCGAGGCGCGGAAGACCGTGTCGCCGCAGGCGTGCAAAACCGTCTGGCCGCCAACATGACGGTCAAGACCTACGGATCCGAGGCGCGCGAGAACGACGTGTTTCGCACCCAAAGCGCCTTCAGCATGGAGCTGGTTCGCGAGTCGCAGATCGCATCCGGAGCGTTCTGGCTCAACACCCGGCTGCTGGCCGACATCGGGCGTATAGTGATTTACTTTCTCGGTTGCGCCATGGTGCTCGGAGAAACGGCGACTTATGGTGACGTGACCGCCTTTTCGGCCTATGCCATGCAGATGCTCTGGCCGGCGGTGCGCTTTTCACAGCTCGCGCAACAGCTTGAAAATGTCCGCATCTCGGCCGAACGGCTGTTCGAGATTCTCAATGAAGTGCCGCAGACGGTTGAACACGCCGGGGCGATGGACATCGGGATCGCCCGCGGACGCGTCACGTTTGACGCCGTGTCTTTTTCTTACCTGCGCGACAAACCGGTGTTGCAGGGAATCAGTTTCGAGGTCCGGCCCGGGGATACCGTCGCTCTGGTTGGCGTTACCGGATGCGGCAAGACCACGGTGCTGTCGCTGCTGATGCGCCTGTACGATGCCGATCAGGGCGCGATCCGGCTCGACGGGGTCGATGTGCGCGATCTCTCGTTTGCGTGCCTGCGCCGGCAGTTCGGGATCGTGCTCCAGGAGTCGTTGCTCTTCTCGGTTTCCATCGCCGATAACATCCGTTACGCGCGTCCCGGCGCCAGCCGCGCCGAGATCGAGGCCGCCGCGCGGGTCGCCGAGATCCACGACGACATCGTGAAGCTGCCGCACGGCTACGATGCGGTGATCGGCGAGCGCGACGTGCAGTTCTCGGTCGGCCAGAAGCAGCGGCTGGCCATCGCCCGGGCCGTTCTCTCGAACCCCGCGATTCTGGTGATGGACGAGGCGACCTCGGCCCTCGACAGCCAGTCGGAGCGGGCGATCCAGATCGCGATGGATCGCTTTCTCAAGAACCGCACCGCCTTTATCGTCGCCCACCGCCTCAGCACGATTCGCAATGCCGACCACATCATTCTGCTGCACGAGGGCCGGATCGCCGAAGCCGGCACGCCTGCGGCCCTGCTGGCCATCGCCGATGGTCGCTACCGCCGCCTGCACGACACCTATGCCGGCAAAGGCATCATTGAGGAGTGA
- a CDS encoding TolC family protein codes for MKTRMLAGAIVVIAGCLGAHGANDAAPTVHVPPTVSNLFARARPANPRLRAQTAQVEAADHDAAAVDGFYDTALSAASGFSEGPLRTPGSGLPGVAPADSWVTEATVVRPLRQGLRLRGSLARWDSISGGAADNASASVAGVSVEQPLLRDRGFATQRLDAETATLRAEEARAWRAAAWQDTCHAITRAYGDWLAAHAELAESLTASGRVARLLEETEARVRLETTPAYQLASARMEVAFRQDELQQARAALQSARIRLEEWVGEALPEGVIPSPSPGELRGWAEACATAGRESPVVLVIPDRPEWRAASASAARADTRVRRAREDLKSDLSLVAGVGLRLNNPPGAHADGDLAWEGGIVWRSPLGFNAERARAAAREADARAARADLAVIANAAAAEYARAQTVFASACVRLESVDRAVDAARASLDAESDRFRLGEGRSRLVLDAQKDLSAATRRANAAAAETIRAFTDLIRAAGVSFTPGVAGDGLGGDAR; via the coding sequence TTGAAGACACGCATGCTAGCGGGGGCGATTGTTGTGATTGCCGGTTGCCTGGGCGCGCATGGCGCCAACGATGCGGCGCCGACGGTGCACGTGCCGCCGACGGTCTCCAACCTCTTCGCCCGCGCGCGCCCAGCCAATCCACGGCTGCGCGCGCAGACGGCGCAGGTCGAGGCTGCGGACCACGATGCGGCGGCCGTAGACGGATTCTACGACACCGCGCTCTCGGCCGCTTCGGGTTTTTCCGAAGGCCCCCTGCGCACGCCGGGTTCCGGACTGCCGGGCGTCGCGCCGGCCGATTCCTGGGTGACGGAGGCGACCGTGGTGCGCCCCCTACGCCAGGGACTCCGTTTACGGGGTTCGCTTGCCCGTTGGGATTCGATCAGCGGGGGCGCCGCCGACAACGCGTCGGCATCCGTCGCCGGCGTGTCCGTTGAGCAACCGCTGCTTCGGGATCGCGGCTTTGCCACGCAGCGCCTGGATGCCGAAACCGCCACGCTCCGCGCCGAGGAAGCGCGAGCCTGGCGGGCTGCAGCGTGGCAGGATACCTGCCATGCCATCACCCGCGCCTACGGGGACTGGCTCGCTGCTCATGCCGAGCTTGCGGAGTCGCTGACCGCCAGCGGCCGTGTCGCCCGGCTACTGGAGGAGACCGAAGCGCGCGTCAGGCTCGAAACCACTCCCGCCTATCAACTCGCTTCCGCCCGCATGGAGGTGGCCTTCCGGCAGGATGAGTTGCAACAGGCTCGCGCCGCTCTGCAGTCCGCCCGCATCCGTCTGGAGGAATGGGTCGGGGAGGCGCTTCCCGAAGGCGTCATCCCTTCTCCGTCACCCGGCGAGCTTCGTGGCTGGGCCGAAGCGTGTGCCACCGCAGGCCGCGAATCGCCCGTTGTGCTCGTGATCCCCGACCGCCCGGAATGGCGCGCTGCGTCCGCCTCCGCCGCCCGGGCCGACACGCGCGTCCGCCGCGCCCGCGAAGATCTCAAGTCCGATCTCTCTTTGGTCGCGGGTGTCGGGCTGCGCTTGAATAACCCGCCGGGCGCGCATGCCGACGGCGACTTGGCCTGGGAGGGGGGCATCGTCTGGCGCAGTCCGCTTGGGTTTAACGCCGAGCGCGCCCGCGCAGCGGCCCGCGAAGCAGACGCTCGCGCCGCTCGGGCCGATCTGGCCGTGATCGCGAACGCCGCAGCCGCCGAATATGCCCGCGCCCAGACGGTTTTCGCCTCCGCCTGCGTCCGCCTCGAATCCGTCGACCGGGCTGTGGATGCGGCGCGCGCCAGCCTCGATGCCGAGTCGGATCGTTTCCGCCTTGGCGAGGGACGCAGCCGCCTCGTGCTCGACGCGCAGAAGGATCTTTCAGCCGCCACCCGTCGTGCCAACGCCGCTGCGGCCGAGACGATCCGCGCCTTCACGGACCTCATTCGCGCCGCAGGCGTTTCCTTCACGCCCGGTGTCGCTGGCGACGGGCTAGGGGGGGATGCGCGATGA
- a CDS encoding HlyD family efflux transporter periplasmic adaptor subunit encodes MGEYRTNRSDALPATAREKRAWIGQTVLIVLLVCGVIGTAGHRLHVNRYAPATGYVTTAHYAEVRAPVAARVAAISGESGGAVTAGTLIVQLEDAEQRASEAEAVSSVRKAEAEIASREAELSDRRRDHRSRVASAKLALDYAKQRIELTGTLAAKGLVSGRDLAADAYTLKQAEAEYARLSEADTSLDERQLEILRRELGSRIETVARARAAVSARAVRAPIDGRLLRHSFYVGEVVRPDTLLFEVFGGTNLVLKLRVPERYAAKVTPGQSVRAELRSFKTLLRDWVQGTVVETRDVIQTEGAQAYRVIYCSFDPEGRVVQPGATADAEILIGRTSFWSALIGL; translated from the coding sequence ATGGGTGAATATCGGACCAACAGGAGCGATGCGCTTCCTGCGACGGCACGGGAGAAAAGGGCGTGGATCGGGCAAACCGTCTTGATCGTGCTGCTCGTGTGCGGGGTGATCGGCACGGCCGGGCACCGTCTGCATGTCAATCGCTATGCGCCGGCCACGGGCTATGTGACCACCGCGCACTACGCCGAGGTGCGGGCGCCCGTCGCCGCGCGGGTCGCCGCGATTTCCGGAGAGTCGGGCGGAGCCGTCACGGCCGGCACGCTCATCGTGCAGCTTGAGGACGCCGAACAGCGGGCCTCCGAAGCCGAGGCGGTGAGTAGCGTGCGCAAGGCCGAGGCGGAGATCGCCAGCCGCGAGGCAGAGCTCTCGGACCGCCGCCGCGATCACCGCAGCCGGGTTGCGTCGGCCAAGCTGGCGCTCGATTACGCCAAACAACGGATCGAGCTGACGGGCACGCTCGCGGCGAAGGGGCTTGTTTCGGGCCGCGATTTGGCCGCAGACGCCTACACGCTCAAGCAGGCCGAGGCCGAATACGCGCGCCTCAGCGAGGCCGACACGTCGCTGGACGAACGCCAGCTTGAGATTCTCCGCCGGGAACTGGGCTCCCGCATTGAGACGGTGGCGCGCGCGCGCGCCGCCGTCTCGGCGCGCGCCGTGCGCGCGCCGATCGACGGCCGGCTCCTTCGCCACAGCTTTTACGTGGGCGAGGTGGTGCGCCCCGACACGCTGCTGTTCGAGGTGTTCGGCGGCACCAACCTCGTGCTCAAGCTCCGCGTTCCCGAGCGGTATGCCGCCAAGGTCACGCCCGGCCAGTCGGTGCGCGCCGAATTGCGCAGTTTCAAGACCCTGCTGCGCGACTGGGTGCAAGGCACGGTTGTCGAAACCCGCGACGTGATCCAGACGGAGGGGGCGCAGGCCTACCGCGTCATCTATTGTTCGTTCGATCCGGAAGGCCGCGTGGTGCAACCCGGCGCCACCGCCGATGCCGAGATTCTGATCGGGCGCACCTCTTTCTGGTCGGCGCTGATCGGCCTGTAG
- the trpB gene encoding tryptophan synthase subunit beta, producing MSQQPDATGHFGPFGGRYVGETLMPALIELESAYRDARADPTFMAEYNHMLATYVGRPTPLDHAARLTVRAGGAQIWLKREDLAHSGAHKINNTVGQGLLARRMGKRRLIAETGAGQHGVATATIAARLGMACKVFMGAEDVRRQAPNVHRMQLLGAEVVPVTAGTATLKDAMNEALRYWSAAVADTFYVIGSVAGPHPYPAMVRDFQRVIGDEARRQFLEANGRLPDLVAACVGGGSNAMGIFYAFLNDPVALLGVEAAGEGIETPHHAATLNKGSIGVLHGSKSYLLQDRDGQVLEAWSISAGLDYPGVGPEHAYLKESGRVRYTSATDAEALEAFQAVTRLEGIIPALESSHAVAAALTVAHAMPPDQHVVVCLSGRGDKDLAHVESLLTRTNPKV from the coding sequence ATGTCACAACAACCCGATGCCACCGGCCACTTCGGTCCGTTTGGCGGCCGTTATGTCGGCGAGACGCTGATGCCCGCTCTGATTGAATTGGAGTCGGCGTACCGCGACGCCAGGGCCGACCCCACCTTTATGGCGGAGTACAACCACATGTTGGCCACGTATGTGGGACGGCCGACACCGCTCGACCACGCGGCGCGGCTGACCGTCCGTGCCGGTGGCGCTCAGATCTGGCTGAAGCGAGAGGACCTGGCTCATTCTGGAGCCCACAAGATCAACAACACCGTCGGCCAGGGGCTGCTGGCGCGCCGCATGGGCAAGCGCCGCCTCATCGCCGAAACCGGCGCAGGGCAGCACGGTGTCGCCACGGCCACCATCGCAGCCCGGCTGGGGATGGCGTGCAAGGTGTTTATGGGTGCGGAGGATGTTCGGCGTCAGGCTCCCAACGTCCACCGTATGCAGCTTCTCGGGGCGGAGGTCGTACCGGTCACCGCAGGGACAGCGACGCTGAAGGACGCGATGAACGAGGCGCTTCGTTATTGGTCAGCGGCGGTTGCCGACACGTTTTACGTGATTGGCTCGGTTGCCGGACCCCACCCGTATCCCGCGATGGTGCGCGACTTTCAGCGCGTCATTGGCGATGAGGCGCGTCGGCAGTTTTTGGAGGCCAACGGCCGCCTCCCCGATCTGGTGGCGGCCTGTGTCGGCGGTGGCAGCAACGCGATGGGCATTTTTTATGCCTTCCTGAATGATCCGGTCGCCTTGCTCGGCGTCGAGGCCGCAGGGGAGGGGATCGAAACGCCGCACCATGCGGCCACTTTGAACAAGGGAAGCATCGGCGTGCTGCACGGCTCGAAGTCGTATCTGCTTCAGGACCGGGACGGACAGGTGTTGGAGGCGTGGTCGATCTCCGCCGGGCTTGACTATCCCGGCGTCGGCCCCGAGCATGCCTATCTCAAGGAGAGCGGACGCGTTCGCTACACTTCCGCCACCGACGCTGAGGCGCTGGAGGCGTTCCAAGCGGTGACCCGGCTCGAAGGGATTATCCCCGCGCTGGAGAGCTCCCATGCCGTGGCGGCGGCGCTCACCGTCGCGCATGCGATGCCTCCCGACCAGCACGTCGTCGTCTGCCTCTCCGGGCGGGGAGACAAAGACCTCGCTCATGTGGAATCCCTGCTTACGCGGACCAACCCGAAAGTCTGA